A genomic window from Streptomyces sp. HUAS YS2 includes:
- a CDS encoding glycosyltransferase family 87 protein, producing MTGATARSTMTALRLPLAVWAVTRIVLLLCVFKVVVVPGPDVTSDISVIYQGWYEVLKTGTYPLDDVTWQYPPGAALAVLSPGLLPFLDYPSAFFLLACAADAVVFGLLLYAGRRPGRTLRGAWLWVAGVPLLGPTAYARYDLMVTAVAAAALLAGLRRPGVLGALAAFGALLKVWPALLLAGTPRGRATLRSWSSGAAVGVALLLVFSAWMPGGFAFLTFQRDRGTEVESLGSLVFHVARHFGWEGQVLLNYGSVEFLGPYVPLVSTASMALTAAVFGWLLLWRIRAREFTTTTPADAAFTAVLLFTLTSRVISPQYMIWLVGLAAVCLAYRSSRMRRPAHLVLAATAVTQFEFPVWFSHVVDSDPLGLALLVLRNGLLVWASVAACRVLWFQTVTEPRLRATVPAPSREAAQPTRDKSLLGS from the coding sequence ATGACGGGCGCGACCGCGCGATCGACGATGACCGCACTCCGGCTCCCCCTCGCGGTGTGGGCCGTCACCCGGATCGTCCTGCTGCTCTGCGTGTTCAAGGTCGTCGTGGTCCCGGGCCCGGACGTCACCAGCGACATCTCGGTGATCTACCAGGGCTGGTACGAGGTCCTGAAGACCGGCACGTACCCGCTGGACGACGTCACCTGGCAGTACCCGCCCGGCGCCGCCCTCGCCGTCCTCTCCCCCGGCCTGCTGCCCTTCCTGGACTACCCGTCCGCCTTCTTCCTGCTCGCCTGCGCCGCCGACGCCGTCGTGTTCGGACTGCTGCTGTACGCGGGCCGGCGCCCGGGCCGCACCCTGCGCGGCGCGTGGCTGTGGGTCGCGGGCGTGCCTCTGCTCGGCCCGACCGCGTACGCCCGCTACGACCTGATGGTGACCGCGGTCGCCGCCGCCGCGCTCCTGGCGGGCCTGCGCCGCCCCGGCGTCCTCGGCGCGCTGGCCGCGTTCGGCGCGCTCCTGAAGGTGTGGCCGGCGCTGCTGCTCGCCGGTACCCCGCGCGGCCGGGCGACCCTGCGCTCCTGGTCCTCCGGGGCCGCCGTGGGCGTGGCGCTGCTGCTGGTGTTCAGCGCGTGGATGCCCGGCGGGTTCGCCTTCCTGACCTTCCAGCGGGACCGCGGCACGGAGGTCGAGTCGCTGGGTTCGCTGGTCTTCCACGTGGCCCGGCACTTCGGCTGGGAGGGCCAGGTGCTGCTGAACTACGGCTCGGTGGAGTTCCTCGGCCCGTACGTCCCGCTGGTCAGCACGGCGTCGATGGCACTGACCGCGGCCGTGTTCGGCTGGCTGCTGCTGTGGCGCATCCGAGCCCGGGAGTTCACGACGACGACCCCGGCGGACGCCGCGTTCACGGCGGTGCTGCTGTTCACGCTGACCAGCCGGGTGATCAGCCCGCAGTACATGATCTGGCTGGTGGGGCTCGCCGCGGTGTGTCTGGCGTACCGGTCCAGCAGGATGCGCAGGCCCGCCCATCTGGTGCTCGCGGCGACGGCGGTGACGCAGTTCGAGTTCCCGGTGTGGTTCTCGCACGTCGTGGACAGCGACCCGCTCGGCCTGGCCCTGCTGGTGCTCCGCAACGGCCTGCTGGTCTGGGCCTCGGTCGCCGCCTGCCGCGTCCTGTGGTTCCAGACGGTCACCGAGCCCCGGCTGCGCGCCACCGTCCCCGCGCCGTCCCGCGAGGCGGCTCAGCCCACCCGCGACAAGAGCCTGCTCGGCTCCTGA
- a CDS encoding rhomboid family intramembrane serine protease: MSRRGTLSRSVPVRHDLGVIDWRGTARNVRHGPTVTYGLIAACCLVFLIGPVSGLNPVYGTGDQLLAAQSDWFRRWGVVPAELMSSEPHALLTPLTALFVHGSWLHLLGNMLFLSVFGAMAEERMGAVEFLLFYLGCGYLALLAYAAAHANSEQTLVGASGAISAVLGAFLFLFPRARVTSLFPFLLFLPLRFPAWMVLVFWFVLQWLAARSAGPGPGVAYLAHVVGFAAGFLYAWGRFRGGAKVKAPAAATEGERQP; this comes from the coding sequence ATGTCGCGGCGAGGCACTCTGTCCCGCTCGGTCCCGGTACGACATGATCTGGGAGTGATCGACTGGCGGGGAACGGCGCGCAACGTGAGGCACGGACCGACGGTGACGTACGGCCTCATCGCGGCCTGCTGCCTGGTCTTCCTGATCGGTCCGGTGTCCGGGTTGAACCCGGTGTACGGCACGGGCGACCAGCTCCTCGCCGCGCAGAGCGACTGGTTCCGCCGCTGGGGGGTGGTCCCCGCCGAGCTGATGAGCAGCGAGCCGCACGCCCTGCTCACCCCGCTGACCGCACTGTTCGTACACGGCAGCTGGCTGCACCTGCTGGGGAACATGCTCTTCCTCTCCGTCTTCGGCGCGATGGCGGAGGAGCGGATGGGCGCGGTGGAGTTCCTCCTCTTCTATCTGGGCTGCGGATACCTCGCCCTGTTGGCGTACGCGGCCGCGCACGCCAACAGCGAGCAGACGCTGGTCGGGGCCTCGGGAGCGATCTCCGCGGTGCTGGGGGCGTTCCTGTTCCTCTTCCCCCGCGCCCGGGTGACCAGCCTGTTCCCCTTCCTGCTGTTCCTGCCGCTGCGCTTCCCCGCCTGGATGGTGCTGGTCTTCTGGTTCGTGCTGCAGTGGCTCGCGGCCCGCTCCGCGGGGCCGGGACCCGGCGTGGCGTACCTGGCGCACGTGGTGGGGTTCGCGGCCGGCTTCCTCTACGCCTGGGGACGCTTCCGCGGTGGCGCTAAGGTGAAGGCTCCAGCCGCGGCGACCGAGGGAGAACGCCAGCCATGA
- a CDS encoding MATE family efflux transporter, producing MEHRRRLVSLAYPVYFELLASVAAGVINMVWVARLGPAAVAAVAVAGNVENVLLGVVLMAGSGTTVLVARARGADDPAGVRAAVRGGTALCALLIPPVAVGGFLLREPLARLLLGDSAALPLAAGYFAIALPGTAVFFAGNVVDGILKGAGDTRTPMRLAFLANGLILVLDPLLIHAYGIRGAAVATVTGRAVALAAGLFALRRNALLKESARAGGTGGTLAALRRTAATGLPMSVDFVVRMTGTLALVTTVARLGVVEVAAYGIATKAMYVATMAFYAVRQAAAIHTAHLLGAGHDARGVVGRQALVVGGALGTAAAVLLLLTADLVLRGFGAAPDVAAAGALFLRCLGPYLVLMAGFIALAGVFEGGGASPVLARITFAGVLLQLPLAYGLSGPAGLGLPGICLAMALAMAAQCGALAVLRRRTGRTADQEPSRLLSRVG from the coding sequence ATGGAACACCGCAGGCGACTCGTCTCGCTCGCGTACCCCGTCTACTTCGAGCTGCTCGCGTCCGTCGCCGCCGGGGTCATCAACATGGTCTGGGTGGCCCGTCTCGGACCGGCCGCCGTCGCCGCCGTCGCCGTGGCCGGCAACGTAGAGAACGTGCTGCTCGGCGTCGTGCTGATGGCCGGCTCCGGCACCACCGTCCTCGTCGCCCGGGCGCGCGGCGCGGACGACCCGGCCGGTGTGCGCGCCGCCGTCCGCGGCGGGACCGCGCTCTGCGCGCTGCTGATCCCGCCGGTCGCCGTCGGTGGCTTCCTGCTCCGCGAGCCGCTGGCCCGCCTGCTCCTCGGCGACTCCGCCGCCCTCCCGCTCGCCGCGGGCTACTTCGCGATCGCGCTGCCCGGCACGGCCGTCTTCTTCGCCGGCAACGTCGTCGACGGCATCCTCAAGGGCGCGGGCGACACCCGCACCCCGATGCGCCTCGCCTTCCTCGCCAACGGGCTGATCCTGGTCCTCGACCCGCTGCTCATCCACGCGTACGGGATCCGGGGCGCGGCCGTCGCCACCGTCACGGGGCGCGCCGTCGCGCTCGCCGCCGGGCTGTTCGCGCTGCGCCGCAACGCCCTCCTGAAGGAGTCCGCCCGGGCCGGTGGCACCGGCGGCACCCTCGCGGCGCTGCGCCGCACCGCCGCCACCGGACTGCCGATGTCCGTCGACTTCGTCGTCCGGATGACCGGAACGCTCGCCCTCGTCACGACCGTCGCCCGCCTCGGCGTCGTCGAGGTCGCCGCGTACGGCATCGCCACCAAGGCCATGTACGTCGCCACCATGGCCTTCTACGCGGTGCGCCAGGCCGCCGCCATCCACACCGCCCACCTGCTCGGGGCCGGCCACGACGCGCGCGGGGTCGTCGGCCGCCAGGCCCTCGTGGTCGGCGGCGCGCTCGGCACGGCCGCGGCCGTGCTCCTGCTGCTCACCGCCGACCTCGTGCTGCGCGGCTTCGGCGCGGCGCCGGACGTCGCCGCCGCCGGGGCGCTGTTCCTGCGCTGCCTCGGCCCGTACCTCGTCCTCATGGCCGGGTTCATCGCCCTGGCCGGGGTGTTCGAGGGCGGCGGCGCCAGTCCGGTGCTCGCCCGGATCACCTTCGCGGGCGTGCTGCTCCAGCTGCCGCTCGCGTACGGCCTGTCAGGTCCGGCCGGCCTGGGGCTGCCCGGGATCTGCCTGGCGATGGCGCTCGCGATGGCCGCGCAGTGCGGTGCCCTCGCCGTACTGCGCCGGCGCACCGGTCGGACGGCGGATCAGGAGCCGAGCAGGCTCTTGTCGCGGGTGGGCTGA
- a CDS encoding C40 family peptidase gives MASHRRPSKATVLSAAAATAAAALGGAVPANADPQGGPEATRATVDRLFEEAERATEGYNKADERADRLRAQVSRARDGVARGQERINRMRGALGTLAGAQYRSGGIDPVLDLLLSSKPDTYLDRAAVLDRVTARQSDALRELREELRRSAQVREEAGRALAELERSRQQVARHKRTVERKLAEARRVLAALPADERADFDRASRSGRDGELPPLEGLGASSSRAAAAVMAARSAVGRPYVWGATGPSGFDCSGLMVWSYRQAGVSLPRTSQAQRHAGRQVPLSQARPGDLVTYRGDASHVAIYAGNGQVIHAPYPGAKVRYDPVGMMSHVTVTRV, from the coding sequence GTGGCGTCCCATCGCCGGCCCTCCAAGGCCACCGTTCTGTCCGCGGCGGCGGCCACCGCCGCCGCGGCCCTCGGCGGCGCCGTCCCGGCGAACGCCGATCCGCAGGGCGGCCCGGAGGCCACCAGGGCCACCGTCGACCGGCTCTTCGAGGAGGCCGAACGCGCCACCGAGGGCTACAACAAGGCCGACGAGCGCGCCGACCGGCTGCGCGCGCAGGTCTCCCGGGCCCGGGACGGCGTGGCGCGCGGCCAGGAGCGGATCAACCGGATGCGCGGCGCGCTCGGCACGCTGGCCGGGGCGCAGTACCGCTCCGGGGGCATCGACCCGGTGCTCGACCTGCTGCTCTCCTCGAAGCCCGACACCTACCTGGACCGGGCCGCGGTGCTCGACCGGGTGACCGCCCGGCAGAGCGACGCGCTCCGCGAACTCCGCGAGGAACTGCGCCGGTCGGCGCAGGTGCGCGAGGAGGCCGGGCGCGCGCTCGCCGAACTGGAGCGCAGCCGACAGCAGGTGGCCCGGCACAAGCGCACCGTCGAACGCAAACTCGCCGAGGCCCGGCGGGTGCTTGCGGCGCTGCCCGCCGACGAGCGGGCGGACTTCGACCGGGCGTCCCGGTCCGGGCGGGACGGCGAACTCCCGCCGCTGGAGGGCCTCGGCGCCTCCTCGTCCCGGGCCGCCGCGGCCGTGATGGCAGCCCGCAGCGCGGTCGGCAGGCCGTACGTGTGGGGCGCGACCGGCCCGTCCGGCTTCGACTGCTCCGGCCTGATGGTGTGGTCGTACCGGCAGGCCGGCGTCAGCCTGCCGCGCACCTCGCAGGCGCAGCGTCACGCCGGCCGGCAGGTGCCGCTCTCGCAGGCGCGGCCGGGCGACCTCGTGACGTACCGGGGCGACGCCAGCCATGTGGCGATCTACGCCGGGAACGGGCAGGTGATCCACGCCCCCTACCCGGGCGCCAAGGTCCGCTACGACCCGGTCGGGATGATGTCCCACGTCACGGTCACCCGGGTGTGA
- a CDS encoding PadR family transcriptional regulator, producing the protein MLELTILGFLHDGPLHGYELKERIQALSGHVRPVSDGALYPAITRMVTAGLLESRTEPGAGGASRRTLSLTDAGRARLRALLGEPKDADISDGQRFNTVLAFLGVLGDPAAQAAVLRRRLDFLETPASFFYRDGEPVRAEREPDVFRAGMLRIARATGTEEKAWLRETLAVLEG; encoded by the coding sequence TTGCTGGAGCTGACGATCCTGGGCTTCCTGCACGACGGCCCGTTGCACGGCTACGAGTTGAAGGAGCGCATCCAGGCGCTGAGCGGCCACGTCCGGCCGGTCAGCGACGGCGCGCTGTACCCGGCGATCACCCGCATGGTGACGGCGGGCCTGCTGGAGAGCCGCACCGAACCGGGCGCGGGCGGAGCCTCGCGCCGGACACTGTCGCTCACGGACGCGGGCCGGGCGAGGCTGCGGGCCCTGCTCGGCGAGCCGAAGGACGCGGACATCTCCGACGGGCAGCGCTTCAACACCGTCCTGGCGTTCCTCGGCGTCCTCGGCGACCCCGCCGCGCAGGCCGCTGTCCTGCGCCGCCGGCTGGATTTCCTGGAGACCCCGGCCAGCTTCTTCTACCGCGACGGCGAACCGGTCCGCGCGGAGCGCGAACCGGACGTCTTCCGCGCCGGAATGCTCCGCATCGCCCGGGCGACGGGCACGGAGGAGAAGGCGTGGCTGCGGGAGACGCTGGCGGTGCTGGAGGGCTGA
- the trpD gene encoding anthranilate phosphoribosyltransferase, with the protein MSAVTPAGGTTTAGRSWPVVLNTLLAGEDLSTEATAWAMDRIMSGEATDAQIAGFAVALRAKGETVQELTGLVEAMYAHANLIDVSGPSVDIVGTGGDGAKTVNISTMSAIVVAGTGAKVVKHGNRAASSASGSSDVLEKLGVNLELTPKRVVEVAEEAGVTFCFAVKFHPALRHVAAARGQLGVRTVFNFLGPLTNPARVKAQATGVADPRMAPIMAGVLAERGSSALVFRGDDGLDELTTTATSKVWVVRDGAVREESFDPRDVGIELVPVEALRGADASYNADVARRLLAGETGPVRDAVLLNSAAALTALNPGSGTLAEQLRAGMEQAAESIDSGSARRALERWVAVSNA; encoded by the coding sequence ATGAGCGCTGTGACCCCCGCTGGAGGCACTACCACGGCGGGCCGCTCCTGGCCCGTCGTCCTGAACACCCTGCTGGCCGGTGAGGACCTGAGCACCGAGGCCACGGCGTGGGCGATGGACCGCATCATGAGCGGCGAGGCCACCGACGCCCAGATCGCCGGCTTCGCGGTGGCGCTGCGGGCCAAGGGGGAGACGGTCCAGGAGCTGACCGGTCTGGTCGAGGCGATGTACGCGCACGCCAACCTGATCGACGTCTCCGGCCCCTCCGTGGACATCGTCGGCACCGGCGGCGACGGCGCGAAGACGGTCAACATCTCCACCATGTCGGCGATCGTGGTGGCCGGCACCGGGGCCAAGGTCGTCAAGCACGGCAACCGGGCCGCGTCCTCCGCCTCCGGGTCCTCGGACGTCCTGGAGAAGCTCGGCGTCAACCTGGAGCTCACCCCGAAGCGGGTCGTCGAGGTCGCCGAGGAGGCAGGCGTGACCTTCTGCTTCGCGGTGAAGTTCCACCCGGCGCTGCGCCACGTCGCCGCGGCCCGCGGCCAGCTCGGCGTGCGCACCGTCTTCAACTTCCTCGGCCCGCTCACCAACCCGGCCCGGGTGAAGGCACAGGCGACCGGTGTGGCCGACCCTCGGATGGCCCCGATCATGGCCGGCGTACTGGCCGAGCGGGGCTCCTCCGCCCTGGTCTTCCGCGGCGACGACGGCCTGGACGAGCTGACCACCACCGCCACCTCCAAGGTGTGGGTGGTCCGCGACGGCGCGGTGCGCGAGGAGTCCTTCGACCCGCGGGACGTCGGCATCGAGCTGGTCCCCGTGGAGGCGCTGCGCGGCGCCGACGCCTCGTACAACGCGGACGTGGCCCGGCGCCTGCTGGCCGGCGAGACCGGTCCGGTACGGGACGCCGTCCTGCTCAATTCGGCGGCGGCACTGACCGCCCTGAACCCCGGCAGCGGCACCCTGGCGGAGCAGCTGCGGGCCGGAATGGAGCAGGCCGCCGAGTCGATCGACTCGGGGTCCGCGCGCCGGGCGCTGGAGCGCTGGGTGGCCGTGAGCAACGCGTAG
- a CDS encoding aminotransferase class V-fold PLP-dependent enzyme, whose product MSARPHAAVATAATSAVAEPAADPCCAAPLPVLGRDVTVPLVIGGEVTYAALDYAASAPALQRVWDDVAAYAPYYGSVHRGAGYLSQLSTDLFENSRVTVAEFLDCREDDQVVFTRSTTDSLNLLAAVLPADCQVFVFETEHHASLLPWKDARVTYLNAPRTPQQAVDTLERALAGREPNGPALVCVTGASNVTGELWPVRELAAAAHAHGARIVLDAAQLAPHHPVSVRELDVDWVAFSGHKLYAPFGSGVLAGRADWLQDAAPYLAGGGASRKVARRTDGGVDVEWHTTAARHEAGSPNVIGVYSIASACKALTEAGFDTLVAREQHLIDTVRAGLAEVPEVKVLSLFGDDAPRVGVISFVVEGWNSSHFAAALSAEYGIGVRDGLFCAHPLVRTLLGSDPQQIGECGAPEAEPGVGVPPAEGWGRSLNAIRVSFGAGTPDEHVERFVRAVKELVRDGAQWNYRTEDGRCVPDRG is encoded by the coding sequence ATGTCCGCACGCCCGCACGCCGCCGTCGCCACCGCCGCCACCTCCGCCGTCGCCGAGCCGGCCGCCGACCCCTGCTGTGCCGCCCCGCTGCCCGTCCTCGGCCGCGACGTCACCGTCCCGCTCGTGATCGGCGGCGAGGTCACGTACGCCGCGCTCGACTACGCGGCCAGCGCGCCGGCCCTGCAGCGGGTGTGGGACGACGTCGCCGCGTACGCGCCGTACTACGGCAGCGTGCACCGCGGCGCCGGGTACCTCTCGCAGCTCTCCACCGACCTGTTCGAGAACAGCCGGGTCACCGTCGCCGAGTTCCTCGACTGCCGCGAGGACGACCAGGTCGTCTTCACCCGCTCGACCACCGACTCGCTCAACCTGCTCGCCGCCGTCCTGCCCGCCGACTGCCAGGTGTTCGTCTTCGAGACCGAGCACCACGCCTCGTTGCTGCCCTGGAAGGACGCCCGGGTCACCTACCTCAATGCGCCGCGCACCCCGCAGCAGGCGGTCGACACCCTGGAGCGCGCGCTCGCCGGCCGTGAGCCCAACGGCCCGGCCCTCGTCTGCGTGACCGGCGCCTCCAACGTCACCGGCGAGCTGTGGCCGGTACGGGAGCTGGCCGCGGCCGCCCACGCGCACGGCGCCCGGATCGTCCTGGACGCCGCCCAGCTCGCCCCCCACCACCCCGTCTCCGTACGGGAGTTGGACGTCGACTGGGTCGCGTTCTCCGGGCACAAGCTGTACGCGCCGTTCGGCTCCGGCGTGCTGGCCGGCCGCGCCGACTGGCTGCAGGACGCGGCCCCGTACCTCGCCGGCGGCGGCGCGTCGCGCAAGGTGGCCCGCCGGACCGACGGCGGCGTGGACGTCGAGTGGCACACCACCGCCGCGCGCCACGAGGCCGGTTCGCCGAACGTCATCGGCGTCTACTCCATCGCCTCCGCCTGCAAGGCGCTCACCGAGGCCGGGTTCGACACGCTGGTCGCCCGCGAGCAGCACCTGATCGACACCGTCCGGGCCGGCCTGGCCGAGGTGCCCGAGGTGAAGGTGCTCTCCCTGTTCGGCGACGACGCGCCGCGCGTCGGCGTCATCTCGTTCGTCGTCGAGGGCTGGAACAGCTCGCACTTCGCCGCCGCGCTCTCCGCCGAGTACGGCATCGGCGTCCGCGACGGCCTGTTCTGCGCCCACCCGCTGGTCCGCACCCTGCTGGGCAGCGACCCGCAGCAGATCGGCGAGTGCGGCGCGCCGGAGGCGGAGCCGGGGGTGGGGGTCCCCCCGGCCGAAGGCTGGGGGAGGTCGCTCAACGCCATCCGGGTGAGCTTCGGCGCCGGTACGCCGGACGAGCACGTGGAGCGGTTCGTGCGGGCCGTGAAGGAGCTGGTCCGCGACGGCGCGCAGTGGAACTACCGCACCGAGGACGGCCGTTGCGTCCCGGACCGCGGCTGA
- a CDS encoding Lrp/AsnC family transcriptional regulator — protein sequence MITAIVLIKTSVDRIPEIAESIAALENVSEVFSVTGTYDLIAMVRVSRHDDLADVIPGRISKIPGVEGTDTHVAFRTYSQHDLEAAFAIGLES from the coding sequence ATGATCACCGCGATCGTGCTCATCAAGACCAGCGTGGACCGCATTCCCGAGATCGCCGAGTCGATCGCGGCGCTCGAGAACGTCAGCGAGGTCTTCTCGGTGACCGGCACGTACGACCTGATCGCCATGGTCCGGGTCTCCCGCCACGACGACCTGGCGGACGTGATCCCCGGCCGCATCAGCAAGATCCCCGGTGTCGAGGGCACGGACACCCACGTCGCGTTCCGCACGTACTCGCAGCACGACCTGGAGGCGGCCTTCGCCATCGGCCTGGAGTCGTAG
- a CDS encoding NYN domain-containing protein has product MEQPARDGEPAGAAGDAAEALDRPLPEGVRRRVVALVSDAFGGLTVAELPAALRQYARFTPSRRAKFAGNAMATALEGDPLFRQRIGERFREAEPELAGAVESGAPPAAADPVDVAAAAYVLRPAGWVKLVAAAGEEAQRADAERADEAGRRELERLREEVATAKERGRAETEQLRHDLEAARKEAESLHRKLRSAQSDVKRGEAALRRTQGEIDAIRAEAGAQVSAAESESRRLKSRLGEVEAALEASRRAAREGRSVEDMRLRLLLDTVLDAAQGLRRELALPPVSVHPADTVDAVEPGRMSPKDIANRALSETDPALLDQLLALPQAHLVVDGYNVTKTGYPTMPLEKQRLRLLGGLSALAARSGAEVTCVFDGAELAAPVLLAPPRGVRVLFSKPGVTADELIRQLVRAEPPGRPVVVVSTDREVADGVAKAGARPVASVLLLKRLSRLS; this is encoded by the coding sequence GTGGAGCAGCCCGCACGGGACGGTGAGCCGGCCGGTGCGGCCGGCGACGCCGCCGAGGCGCTCGACCGACCGCTGCCGGAAGGCGTGCGGCGACGGGTCGTCGCGCTGGTCTCCGACGCCTTCGGCGGGCTGACGGTCGCTGAGCTTCCGGCTGCTCTGCGGCAGTACGCCCGTTTCACCCCGAGTCGCCGAGCCAAGTTCGCGGGCAACGCCATGGCCACCGCCCTGGAGGGCGACCCGCTGTTCCGGCAGCGGATCGGCGAGCGGTTCCGGGAGGCCGAGCCGGAGCTGGCCGGGGCGGTCGAGTCCGGCGCCCCGCCGGCCGCGGCCGATCCCGTGGACGTCGCCGCCGCCGCGTACGTGCTGCGGCCGGCCGGCTGGGTCAAGCTGGTGGCCGCCGCGGGCGAGGAGGCCCAGCGGGCCGACGCCGAGCGGGCCGACGAGGCCGGCCGGCGCGAACTGGAGCGGCTGCGCGAGGAGGTCGCGACCGCCAAGGAGCGGGGCCGCGCCGAGACCGAGCAGCTGCGCCACGACCTGGAGGCGGCCCGGAAGGAAGCGGAATCGCTTCACCGCAAGCTGCGCAGCGCCCAGAGCGACGTGAAGCGCGGCGAGGCCGCGCTGCGCCGCACCCAGGGCGAGATCGACGCGATCCGGGCCGAGGCCGGAGCGCAGGTGTCGGCCGCCGAGAGCGAGAGCCGCCGGCTCAAGTCCCGGCTCGGCGAGGTGGAGGCGGCCCTGGAGGCCAGCCGGCGCGCCGCCCGCGAGGGGCGCTCGGTGGAGGACATGCGGCTGCGGCTGCTGCTCGACACCGTGCTCGACGCCGCGCAGGGGTTGCGCCGCGAACTGGCCCTGCCCCCGGTCTCCGTGCACCCCGCCGACACGGTCGACGCGGTGGAGCCGGGCCGGATGTCGCCGAAGGACATCGCCAACCGCGCGCTGTCCGAGACCGACCCCGCGCTCCTCGACCAGCTGCTCGCGCTGCCCCAGGCGCACCTGGTGGTGGACGGTTACAACGTGACCAAGACCGGCTATCCGACGATGCCGCTGGAGAAGCAGCGGCTGCGGCTGCTCGGCGGCCTGTCCGCGCTCGCGGCCCGTTCGGGCGCCGAGGTCACCTGCGTCTTCGACGGGGCCGAGCTGGCCGCCCCGGTGCTGCTCGCGCCGCCGCGCGGGGTGCGCGTGCTGTTCTCCAAGCCCGGCGTCACCGCGGACGAGTTGATCCGCCAGCTGGTCCGCGCCGAGCCGCCCGGCCGGCCGGTGGTCGTGGTGTCCACCGACCGCGAGGTCGCCGACGGCGTCGCCAAGGCCGGCGCCCGGCCGGTCGCGTCCGTCTTGTTGCTGAAGCGCCTTTCGCGCCTCTCGTGA
- a CDS encoding C40 family peptidase yields the protein MASHRRPKQPSRTRVTVLTATAAAAVALSANAGAQAAPKPKVDEVKSKVDKLHHEAEEATEQYNLAEERRGNLQKEISALQDKVARGQAELNTLRDSIGSVASAQYRSGGIDPSIQLFLSSDPDTYLDKASAIDQLSAKQADVLQSIQEKQRTLAQQRAEATTKLADLESVRKTLGEKKKSFQGKLAEAQKLLNTLTADERAKMRAEEQRASRAAGDRVDLGNEVPASQRGAAALNAAATQLGKPYVSGAEGPNSYDCSGLTQWSYRQAGVRLSRTTYTQQNDGVKIGRSQLKPGDLVFFNSLSHVGLYAGNNTILHAPKPGAVVRYESMDYMGTFQFGVRI from the coding sequence GTGGCGTCCCACCGTCGTCCCAAGCAGCCGAGCCGCACCCGCGTGACCGTGCTCACCGCCACCGCCGCCGCGGCCGTCGCCCTGTCCGCCAACGCCGGCGCCCAGGCCGCGCCGAAGCCGAAGGTCGACGAGGTCAAGTCGAAGGTCGACAAGCTCCACCACGAGGCCGAGGAGGCCACGGAGCAGTACAACCTGGCCGAGGAGCGCCGCGGCAACCTCCAGAAGGAGATCAGCGCCCTTCAGGACAAGGTGGCCCGCGGTCAGGCCGAGCTCAACACGCTGCGCGACAGCATCGGTTCGGTCGCCAGCGCCCAGTACCGGTCCGGCGGCATCGACCCGTCGATCCAGCTGTTCCTCTCCTCCGACCCGGACACCTACCTCGACAAGGCGTCCGCGATCGACCAGTTGAGCGCCAAGCAGGCCGATGTGCTCCAGTCGATCCAGGAGAAGCAGCGGACCCTCGCCCAGCAGCGGGCCGAGGCGACCACGAAGCTCGCCGACCTGGAGAGCGTCCGCAAGACGCTCGGCGAGAAGAAGAAGTCCTTCCAGGGCAAGCTCGCCGAGGCGCAGAAGCTGCTCAACACGCTGACCGCCGACGAGCGCGCCAAGATGCGGGCCGAGGAGCAGCGCGCCAGCCGCGCCGCCGGTGACCGCGTCGACCTCGGCAACGAGGTCCCCGCCTCCCAGCGCGGCGCCGCCGCCCTCAACGCCGCCGCCACGCAGCTCGGCAAGCCGTACGTCTCCGGCGCCGAGGGCCCCAACTCGTACGACTGCTCCGGTCTCACGCAGTGGTCGTACCGGCAGGCCGGTGTCCGGCTCAGCCGCACCACCTACACGCAGCAGAACGACGGCGTGAAGATCGGCCGCAGCCAGCTCAAGCCGGGTGACCTGGTCTTCTTCAACAGCCTTTCGCACGTGGGCCTGTACGCGGGCAACAACACGATCCTGCACGCCCCGAAGCCGGGCGCGGTCGTCCGCTACGAGTCCATGGACTACATGGGCACCTTCCAGTTCGGCGTCCGCATCTGA